In Rhodamnia argentea isolate NSW1041297 chromosome 4, ASM2092103v1, whole genome shotgun sequence, the following proteins share a genomic window:
- the LOC115749209 gene encoding 1-aminocyclopropane-1-carboxylate oxidase 1-like produces the protein MEVPVIDLSELDGEKRSKTMALLHHACEEWGCFKIENHGVDPELMEKVKHFVNSHYEENLKASFYESETAKCLGNGNGTRSDLDWECTFFLWHRPKSNIEDFPNLSNDLRGTMDEYIAQLIKLAEKLSELMCENLGLDKDHIKRAFSGDNGPSVGTKVAKYPECPYPERVRGLREHTDAGGIILLLQDDQVPGLEFLHDGQWVPISPSTNNTIFVNTGDQLEVLSNGRYKSIWHRVMAVESGSRLSVATFYNPAGDAVLSPAPKLLYPEKYTFGEYLKLYATTKFQEKEPRFELMKKMMSSGCNGVV, from the exons ATGGAGGTTCCTGTGATAGATTTGAGTGAGCTTGATGGTGAGAAGAGGAGCAAAACGATGGCACTACTTCACCATGCTTGTGAGGAATGGGGCTGCTTCAAG ATTGAGAACCACGGGGTTGATCCAGAATTGATGGAGAAAGTGAAGCATTTTGTCAACAGCCACTATGAGGAGAATTTGAAGGCAAGTTTCTATGAGTCAGAAACTGCCAAATGCTTGGGAAATGGCAATGGGACCAGATCTGATCTAGATTGGGAATGCACCTTCTTCCTCTGGCACCGCCCAAAGTCGAACATAGAGGACTTCCCGAACCTCTCGAACGATCTTCG GGGGACTATGGATGAGTACATTGCTCAGCTGATAAAACTAGCAGAGAAGCTCTCAGAGCTCATGTGTGAGAATCTTGGCCTAGACAAGGACCACATAAAGAGGGCATTCTCAGGGGACAATGGGCCCTCTGTCGGCACGAAGGTGGCGAAATACCCAGAATGCCCCTATCCGGAAAGGGTAAGAGGACTCAGAGAGCACACTGACGCAGGTGGGATCATATTGCTGCTTCAGGATGACCAAGTCCCAGGGCTTGAATTCCTCCATGATGGCCAGTGGGTTCCAATCTCACCGTCCACAAACAACACCATCTTTGTCAACACTGGGGACCAACTTGAGGTGCTGAGCAACGGCCGCTACAAGAGCATCTGGCACCGTGTCATGGCCGTGGAGAGCGGGAGCCGGCTCTCTGTGGCCACGTTCTACAACCCTGCGGGCGATGCGGTCCTCTCGCCGGCGCCGAAGCTCCTGTACCCCGAGAAGTACACTTTTGGGGAGTACCTGAAGCTTTATGCTACCACCAAGTTTCAAGAAAAAGAGCCCAGGTTTgagttgatgaagaaaatgatgagCAGTGGATGCAATGGAGTGGTCTAA
- the LOC115749216 gene encoding transcription factor MYBS3 — MGRKCSHCGNIGHNSRTCTITYSSSSVAAGYDSVGLRLFGVQLDISPSSSSPALAIKKSFSMDCLPFTSSPALSYSLSCSRISIGESSDKMSLGYLSDGLLGRSEEKKKGVPWTEEEHRTFLVGLEKLGKGDWRGISRRYVTTRTPAQVASHAQKYFLRQASFNKKKRRSSLFDMVDVKTVVGNCLGSLMARPTDSVPNCKMGTFMMSHSQVHDARTTRLFTALGSSREDGKRNYQESVRMMTGSSSYGLISSSQKPSDAPKSIIVSQNLGLDLELKLAVSRPLEHNKPSLAAPLFVGRLAVT, encoded by the exons ATGGGCAGGAAGTGTTCGCATTGTGGCAACATAGGACACAATTCTAGGACCTGCACAATCACTTACTCATCATCATCAGTAGCTGCTGGTTATGATAGTGTTGGGCTCAGGCTCTTTGGTGTCCAGCTTGACATCTCCccatcctcttcttctcctgctCTTGCCATCAAGAAAAGCTTCAGCATGGATTGCTTGCCCTTCACTTCATCGCCGGCCTTATCGTATTCCCTGTCCTGCTCGCGAATCTCGATTGGCGAGAGCTCCGATAAAATGTCCCTTGGCTATCTGTCGGATGGCCTACTGGGTAGATccgaagagaagaagaaag GAGTTCCATGGACAGAGGAGGAACACAGGACATTCTTGGTTGGGCTTGAGAAGCTTGGGAAGGGTGATTGGAGAGGCATCTCCAGGAGATATGTGACTACGAGAACCCCGGCCCAGGTTGCGAGTCATGCTCAAAAATATTTCCTCCGGCAAGCGAGCTTCAACAAGAAAAAGCGGCGCTCAAGCCTCTTCGATATG GTTGATGTCAAGACCGTGGTAGGTAATTGTTTAGGCAGTTTGATGGCCAGGCCGACTGACTCAGTTCCTAATTGCAAAATGGGAACCTTCATGATGTCTCATTCGCAAGTTCATGATGCCAGAACCACTCGGCTTTTTACCGCACTCGGTTCCTCAAGAGAGGATGGCAAGCGTAATTATCAAGAAAGTGTGAGGATGATGACTGGTTCGTCAAGCTACGGATTGATCAGCTCCTCACAAAAACCATCCGATGCTCCAAAATCGATCATCGTTTCGCAGAATTTGGGTCTTGATCTGGAGCTCAAACTAGCTGTTTCCAGGCCCTTGGAGCATAACAAGCCTTCTCTTGCAGCTCCTCTCTTTGTGGGACGTCTTGCTGTTACATGA